AGCGAACCCATTTGAGCAAACTACTACATCTTTAATGCCTAGATCGATTCCTATTTCTTCTGTGGCTGGTTCCCATTGTTCTAGTTTTTCTTCCACTAAGAATGAAACGAAATACCTGTTGCTTGGATCTTTGGAAATAGTTACGCTTCTTGGTTCGCCAGTAAAATACCTACTCCATTTAATCTTTAAAGGTTGAGACATTTTAGCTAGAGTTAATTTACCATCGCGCCAGGTAAAGGCATTAGGTGCATAGTGAGCTGACTGCCTATTGTTCTTTTTCTTGAATCTAGGGTATTTGGTTTTACCTTTGAAGAAATTCAAAAAAGCAGTATTTAAATGTCTTAACCCTTGCTGCAATGGAACAGCAGAGACTTGTTTTAACCAAGGTTTTTCAGGGTCTTTCTTCAGCTTAGTTAAAGCATTAGAGGTGTCTGTATAGGTAAGAGAAACATTATCCTGGTAGTAGCTATTAGTCCTTAAAGCTAATGCCCAGTTAAAGACAAATCTAGCGCATCCGAATGTCTGCGCCAGCTCCAATCGCTGCGCTGAAGTCGGATAAAATCTAGATTTAAAACCTCTTAACTGTTTCATAGTAATATTTTACCACGAAGCAGCTCTTTGTGTAAACTACTCTCAATCCTTCGTTGTTGAGTTTGCTCTCATCCCCATGGATAAATCACAGGGGTCTTCTCGCTCACACTCGAAAAGTAAAGTAGAAATTTAAAAGCGATCGCATTTCTCTTCAATGCCTTGTAAATTCAATAAAGCGATCGCAATTAATTTCAATACTTTTAATTCAGACAGAGTAATAATTTAAAAACCTTGAGTTATACTTCGCTCAACCTAACCATCAAGAACTTTAATTATTTTGATAGGGGCAAATATGGGGAAAGTTCTCTATACTCTAGTAAATCAGGGCTATCTTCACAAGTTAATTGCCAATATTTAATTGCAGGCACTTCTATCAAAGCAATATTATCTAAATTTAAAAACTCACTGTACCCCTCTTATTCGTATTGCTCTAGAAACACTCCTCCTGAAGGAATTTCATTATTATCAGAGAAAAAAAATGGATCGTTGCATAATGTTCTTAAATCAGCCAAAGTCCACCACAGTCTTTTATCTAATAAATAAGACTCTGTTGCTCCATATATAGTATGGATTCAAATGAATAAAAGAATTTTAATACTTTTGATGTGTATTATAAGTATTAAAACAACTTTAACGTGTTTCTGGACAAAATATCTCTT
The sequence above is drawn from the Coleofasciculaceae cyanobacterium genome and encodes:
- a CDS encoding transposase, with product MKQLRGFKSRFYPTSAQRLELAQTFGCARFVFNWALALRTNSYYQDNVSLTYTDTSNALTKLKKDPEKPWLKQVSAVPLQQGLRHLNTAFLNFFKGKTKYPRFKKKNNRQSAHYAPNAFTWRDGKLTLAKMSQPLKIKWSRYFTGEPRSVTISKDPSNRYFVSFLVEEKLEQWEPATEEIGIDLGIKDVVVCSNGFASGNPKHYQKYQLRLKILQRRLASKKKGSNNRYKARLKVAKLHAKIADCRLDFLHKLSTKLVSESQAIYTETLAVKNMMA